The proteins below come from a single Microtus pennsylvanicus isolate mMicPen1 chromosome 13, mMicPen1.hap1, whole genome shotgun sequence genomic window:
- the Urod gene encoding uroporphyrinogen decarboxylase, with protein sequence MEANGLGRKNFPELKNDTFLRAAWGEETEYTPVWCMRQAGRYLPEFRETRASQDFFSTCRSPEACCELTLQPLRRFPLDAAIIFSDILVVPQALGMEVTMVPGKGPSFPEPLREERDLERLRDPAAVAAELGYVFQAITLTRQQLAGRVPLIGFAGAPWTLMTYMVEGGSSSTMAQAKRWLYQRPQASHKLLGILTDALVPYLIGQVAAGAQALQLFESHAGHLGPELFGKFALPYIRDVAKRVKAGLQEAGLAPVPMIIFAKDGHFALEELAQAGYEVVGLDWTVAPKKARERVGKMVTLQGNLDPCALYASEEEIGRLVQQMLDEFGPQRYIANLGHGLYPDMDPEHVGAFVDAVHKHSRLLRQN encoded by the exons ATGGAGGCGAACGGGCTGGG ACGCAAGAATTTTCCGGAGCTGAAGAACGACACGTTCTTGAGAGCAGCGTGGGGAGAGGAAACAGAATACACTCCTGTTTGGTGCATGCGACAAGCAGGCCGATACTTACCAG aGTTTAGGGAAACTAGGGCGAGCCAGGACTTCTTCAGCACCTGCCGCTCTCCTGAGGCTTGTTGTGAACTGACTCTACAG CCACTAAGAAGGTTCCCTCTAGATGCTGCCATCATCTTCTCTGACATCCTTGTTGTGCCCCAG GCACTGGGCATGGAGGTAACCATGGTACCTGGCAAAGGACCCAGCTTCCCAGAGCCATTGAGAGAAGAGCGGGACCTAGAGCGCCTACGGGATCCAGCAGCAGTGGCCGCGGAGTTGGGCTATGTGTTCCAAGCCATCACCCTTACTCGACAACAGCTGGCTGGACGTGTGCCACTAATTGGCTTTGCTGGTGCTCCG TGGACCCTGATGACATACATGGTGGAGGGTGGCAGTTCAAGCACCATGGCTCAGGCCAAGCGATGGCTGTACCAAAGACCGCAGGCCAGTCACAAGCTGCTTGGCATACTCACTGATGCCCTGGTCCCCTATCTAATAGGACAAGTGGCTGCTGGTGCTCAG GCACTGCAGCTCTTTGAGTCCCATGCAGGACATCTTGGCCCAGAGCTCTTCGGCAAGTTTGCACTGCCCTACATCCGTGATGTGGCTAAGCGAGTGAAGGCTGGGCTGCAGGAGGCAGGTCTGGCACCAGTACCCATG ATCATCTTTGCTAAGGATGGCCATTTTGCCCTGGAAGAGCTGGCCCAGGCTGGCTATGAGGTAGTTGGACTTGACTGGACAGTGGCACCAAAGAAAGCCCG GGAGCGTGTGGGGAAGATGGTGACCTTGCAGGGGAATCTGGATCCTTGTGCCTTGTATGCATCTGAG GAAGAGATTGGTCGACTGGTACAGCAGATGCTGGATGAATTTGGGCCACAACGCTACATTGCCAACCTAGGGCACGGGCTGTACCCTGACATGGACCCAGAACATGTAGGAGCCTTTGTGGATGCTGTGCACAAACATTCACGTCTACTTCGACAGAATTAA